ACGCCGAGGACGACACGTCGATCTCGTCGTAGTCGGGCTTGTTCTCCGACGTGGCCGGGAGAAAGGCGGTGTCGTCACCCTCGTCCCAGTCAACCTCGTCGATCAGGGCGTTGCTCATCGATGGGCTCCTCGCGACGGGATGCCCGCGGAGTTCAGCTGCCGCCGTCCTTCTCGGCAACGAGCTCGCGGTACATCGGGAACAACGGCTTGGTCAGCGGCACCAGCTTGAGGATCTTGTTGACCGGCCCCTTGGCCTTGACCTGACCCTTGGCCAGACCCACGGCGAGGTTGTAGTCGCCCCGCCAGAACTTGTCCGCGATATCCGCGGGCATGGCCAGGGTGACGTCCGCGGCGTCCTCCACCGGACCGGCGACGACCTGCATCGGGTCGCGCATGATGACGTTCATCTCGACGTCGGGGTCGGTGTAGAGCACGCGCATCACGAGATTCGCGGCCTTCATCTTCTCCCCGACCTCCGGGTGGTCGGCAGCCAGACGGAAAACGCCGCCGATGTACTTGTCGACCTCATTGGCGTCCGCGAAGTACGGCATGGGAGGTGCTCCTCTCGGAGCCCGGGGACCGCAGCCGGGGTGGCGGGGCGGAAACACCGGGCGTCAGACAGAATTCAACAGGAATGCGCAGGTCGCAATGCGAGAGGGGCACCGCCTCCGTCGTCCGACAGAGGCATTTCTGCCCTCCGACAGACGCCGAGGAGTCCGACGATCGACGCCATTGCCTATCAGGGTGAGCCCGGCTCCAACTCGCAGTTGGCTGCCGCACAGGCCTGGCCGGACCATCCGACCGCGCCGTACCCCACGTTCGAGGACGTGTTCACCGCGCTGATCGAGGGTGACGTGGACCGGGCGCTGATCCCGATCGAGAACTCGCTGGCGGGCCGGGTGGCCGACATCCACCACCTGCTGCCCACCTCAGGGCTCTACATGATCGGCGAGCACTTCCTGCCCATCCAGTTCCACCTGATGGCGCTGCCGGGCGTCACCGTCGAAAAGCTGACCAGCGTGCACTCGCACGTGCACGCGCTGGGCCAGTGCCGCAAGGTGATCCGGCGTCTGGGCCTGCGCCCGGTGGTCGCCGGGGACACCGCCGGGGCAGCCCGGGAGATCGCCGAACTCGGCGACCCGAGCGCGGCCGCGCTGGCCCCGGAACCGGCCGCGGCGCTGTACGGGCTGGACATCCTGGAGCGCAACGTCGAGGACGAGACGCACAACACCACCCGGTTCGTGCTGCTGGCCCGCGACCCGATCGACGTCGCGGTGGATCACCCGGAGGTGGTGACCTGTTTCGTGTTCCGGGTGCGCAACATCCCGGCAGCGCTGTACAAGGCGCTGGGCGGGTTCGCCACCAACGCGGTGAACATGACCAAGCTCGAGTCCTACATGGTCGACGGGCAGTTCAGCGCCACCCAGTTTTACGCCGAGGTGGACGGCCACCCGAAGAGCCCGCCACTGCGCCGGGCGCTGGAGGAGCTGAGCTTCTTCGCCGCCGAACTGCGCATGCTCGGCACCTTCCCGGCTTCTCCCCTGCGCCGCGACCTCGTGCTCGGCGGGTAAGAATGAACAGGTGAAGGACGCCCGGGTACCGCGACCGCGTCGCCGGCGGGGGCAACCGCCGGCGTATGACGTGGTCACGCCGACGCCGAGCCAGGAGCACCTGGAGAACATTCGGCGGCGGCAGAAGCGCTACTACCGGGTCATGGTGCCGTGCATCATCCTGGTGGCGTTCGGCTTCTTTGTGCCGGCTCCCACCCCGATCCGCCTGGTCGCCTTGGGCATCGCCGCGGTCATGCCGCCGATCGCGGCGATCGTCGGCAATATATGATGACCCGTCAGGCCGCGGCCGCCTCGATCCGGTCGGTGAACTCCAGCACGGTGCGGGCAACCAGTTCCGGGTTGTCGTAGATCGGCACGTGCCCGGCGCCGGTCAGCCGCACCAGATCCACGTTGGGCAGCAGGGCCTGGTAGGGCACCCCGTAGCGCTCCCAGGGAATCGTGCGGTCCTTGATCGGCCAGGCGATCCGCACCGGGCAGTCCTGCGGCATGGTCAGCTTGGCCAGCGAGCCCGTGCTGGTGAGGTTCTCCAGCAGCCCGTCGAGGATGGTGCACGCGGCGAGGTCTTCGAACATGCCGGTCATCTCCTCGGCCGGGACCAGGTCGGCACGGTCCATCGCCTGGCGGAACAACGCCCTGCGCACCCCGGGACGGGCGGTCAGCTTGTGCACCCAAGGCTTGTTGCTGCGCCGGGCCAGCTTGAGCAGCCGGCCCACCCGGGCCAGGTCCCGCGGTTTGGTCCAGCAACCGGCCGGCGCGAACGCGACCACAGACGCGCCCCGGCCGCGCTGGCCGAGTTCCAACGCCAGCCAACCGCCGAGGGAGTTGCCGACCAGGTGGGCGCGCTTGACGCCCGCCTCGTCGAGTTGCTTCTCCATGTCGTCGGCCAGCATCTCGATGCCGACCGGCCCGGCCGGGATGGCCGTCCCGCCATGGTGCCCGGCCATGGTCACCGCCAGCACCTCGTGGTTGCGCGCCAGCAACGGGATCACCGGCCGCCAGGTCCGCCACGACCCGTTCAGCCCGTGCAAGAGCACGATCGGGGTGCCGCTGCCCTCGCGATGCAGGTGCGTCAGTTCGGCCACGGTGGCTCCTCTCCGCGGCCGACGGTCGGCCTGTGCCGGACACCGTAGCCGGACCCGTACCGTGAGCCCCATGAGCGGGTTGTTGGACACATTCGAGCGGCGCACGATCCGCACCCCGGACACCGAGATCGCGGTGCGGGTGGCGGGCCAGGGACCGGGGTTGTTGTTACTGCACGGGTACCCGCAGACGGGGGTGATGTGGCACCACATCGCTCCGCGGCTGGCCGAGCGGTTCACCACGGTGGTACCCGATCTGCGCGGTTACGGCGCCAGCGGCAAGCCGAACGGATCGCCCGGCGGTTCGCTGTACAGCAAGCGAGTGATGGCGGCCGACCAGGTCGCGGTGATGCGTGAGCTCGGCTTCGAGCAGTTCGCGCTGGTCGGGCACGACCGGGGCGCGCGGGTCGGGCACCGGCTGACGCTGGATCACCCCGACGCGGTGGTGCGCCTGGCGGTGCTGGACATCGTGCCCACCCGACACGTGTTCCGCTGCGCGGACGAGATCATGGCCCGGGTGTACTTCCACTGGTTCTTCCTCAGCCAACAGTTCGATCTGCCGGAGCGGCTGATCGGCGCCGACCCGGAGTACTTCCTGCGCTGGTGCTTGAGCCGGTGGAGCTCGGACGAGGCCACCTTTCACCCGGACGCGTTCGCGGAGTATCTGCACGCGTTCGTGCAGCCGGACACCGTGCACGCCACCTGCGAGGACTACCGGGCCGGGGCCGGCATCGACCTCGAGCACGACGAGGCCGATCTGGACCAGCGCATCAGCTGCCCGGTGCTGGCGTTGTGGGGCGCGAACGGGTTCGTCGGCCGGGCCTACGACCCGCTCGCCGTGTGGCGGGAACGCGGCACCGACGTGCGCGGGCACAGCGTGCCCGGCGGCCATTTCCTGCCGGAGGAAGCACCCGAGGAGACCCTCGCGGCCCTGCTCCCCTTCCTTACGGAGTAGGCGAAGCCGTCGCCGTAGGGGTGGCGCTCGTGGACCGGCTCGCGGTGTCCGACGGTGTCGGACCCGGGCCGCTGGACGCGGTCGCGGTCGGCGTCGGGGTCGGTGCTGGCGAAGTGGTCGGCGTCGTCACCGGGCGCCCCGCGAACACGTCGGTGATCATCATCGCCATCCGACCCGCCGCCTCACCGAACGCCGGGCCGCCCTTGTCCTGACGTCCCGTCAGATCAGTAAGGGCCTGGAGCACGACGCGCCGCTGTCCGGAGTCGACCCACGGCGCCCGGTCGAACTCGTCGGCCAGTTCCCGCGCGGTGCGGGCCAGCACCAGGTCGGTGCCGCCGGCGCCCACCGAGGTGGCCTCGGCGTGCAGGCTGATCACCTGCAGCCCGGAGGCGGTGTCCTTGGCGTCGTTGCGCACACTCGCGACCCGGTCGTCCACGGTCGGCGCGGACAACCGCCCGAGGCCGGCTCCGATTCCCAGCCCCACCACCGCCGTGGCCGTGGCGATCAGCGCCAGTCGCCGACGGCGGCGGGACTGCGGAACGTAGAGCGCCATGACTACTCCCTGCCGACGATCACGGTGAAGTCCGCGCCGGGCGGACACAGTGCGAGCACGGTGGGCGCGACCTGCGCCGGGTCGGTCACCGGCACCTGCAGCAGCCGGCTGCCGCTGATCAGCCACACGTCCGGAGTGATGGTCACCGGGCCCATCCGCTTGATGCCCCGGGCGAACACGTCGGCCACGCCGGCGCCGGGCTCCGGCGCGTGCACCGCGGCGGAGGACAACAACTCACCCCGCACGTCGATGACCAGATCGGCGAATTGGTCCAGCACCGCCATCCGCTCGGTGCTCGACCCGCCGTGGCACACCCAGAACTGGCCGACCTGACGGGCCTGCGGGTACCCGCGGTCCAGTGCCACCGCGGCCGCCTCGGTGGGGTCCGCCGGCGGCCGGCCGGGCATGGCGCCGGACAGCAGGGCCACCGACCCGGTGGCGGTTACCCGCACCGCGCCACGTTCGGCGAGATGTTCCACCCGCACGTCCAGGCTGCCCGCGCCGGCTCCCGCGCGCACCGCCTCGTCCTCCACTTCGGCGACCAAGGCGGCCAGCGAGCCGGGATCATCGGTGGCGAACGTGCGTTCCCGCTCGGCGCGGATCAGCGACAACGCATCGCCCACCGCGCTGATCACCTCGGCGTTCGCGGGCAACACCAGATCCAACGCCATGGCCCGGGCCACCGCGCGACCCAGCCCGCCCGCACCGCCACCCACCGCGACCAGCGCCGGGGAGTCGAGGTGGTGCGCGGTGATGACCTGCGTGACCAATTCGCACAATGCATCGGTGGACGCGCGCAACATGCGCAGGGCGACCTCGGCACCGGGCAGCCCGAGGAAGCGACCCGCTGCGGTGAACCCGGCCACCGCGGCCTCGGCGTTGCCCGCGGCGTAGTCCCCCGGGTGCGTCACCTGCAACGCATTGGCCGCACAGGTGTTGGTCAATGCTGCCCGCCGTCCGTCGGCCAACCGCAGCACCAGATAGTCGGCAGGGTCGCCCGCCCGGGGGGCGATCAGTTCCGCTGACGCGCCGTCAAGTTCCATCGGGGTAAGGAAACACACGTACGGCAGACCGGCGATGTGCGCGCTGCGTGGCCCCACGCCGTACACGCCCTTGCGGCCCTTGGTCTTCGCGCGCAGCAGCGAACCGCCCGCCACGCCCAGCACCCGCACGTCCAGTGCGCGCAACGCGGTGGCGTGACTGGCCACCTGCACGTAGGACAGCGCCGGTCGGCCGCGCCGCACGGCGGCCACGTTGGTGGAGGTGCCGCCGACCTCGACGATTACCGCATCAGAAATGCGGGTGGAGCGCAGTGCGCCGGCCACCGAGGCGGCCGGCCCGGAGTACAGCGTGCGGGCCGGTGCTTGCCGGAACCCGGACAGGTCGGTGGCCCCGCCGTCGCCGCGCATCACCATCACCGGCCCACCGATACCCGCGGCGGACACCCCGGAGCCGACCACCTCGGCGGTGCGCAGCGCGATCGGCAGCACCGAGGCGTTGATGGCCGCGGTGACCGCGCGCAACTCCAGCCCATACAGACCGGTGAGTTCCGCGGAGGTGGTCGCGGGCAGGCCCTGCCGCAACGCCATGGCGGCGACCATGGCCTCGTTGGTGGTGTCGTCCGGGGCGAACGCCTCCGCAACCGCGATCGCCTTCGCACCCGCCCCGACCAGCCGGGTCACCGCGGCTGCCGCGGTCTGCTCGTCCAAGGTGGCGACGTCGAGGAACTCGCTGACCAGTGGCAGCGTGCGCCCGGCGGCGAGTTGGATGCGCACGTCCACCGTGCGCTTGCGTGCCTTGCGCCGTTCCGCGCCGGTGCTCATGCCGATCATGCCGACGCAGGCCACGTCGCCCTCCAGCAGCGCGTTCACCGCCTGCGTGGTGGAGTGGGTAACCAGTTCGATGCGGTCCGCGCCGACCTGCCCGGCCAGCGTGGTCACCACCTGCACCACCCCGGCGGCAACGCCGTCGGCGTGGTCATGGGTGGTCGGCACCACCGCCTGCGCGACGACGGCACCCACGGCGGTGTCGAACGCGATGGCTTTGGTGAACGTGCCCCCGACGTCCACCCCGACTCGAACGCTCATCGCCTTCAGCGGTCCGCGGAGGGTTCCAGCACGGTGAACCGCACGCCGGCCACCGGCGCCGCGGTCGATGCCGGGGTGGGCGTGGCGGAGCGCGGGATCGGGCGCGGCGCGGGACGACGAATCCGTCGCGGTCGGATGCCGAACATGTACACCGCGCCCATCAGGTAGATCGCGGTGAGCAGGCCCTGAGCGAGGATCGTCTCCCGGCTGGGCCAGTAGCCCACCGACTGGGACACGAAGATCGGCGCGGTCGGCCAGCTGTCCCACCGGTGCAGCGCGAGCACGTCGGCCTCCTGCAGCGCGCGCACCGCGTTGCCGAGGAAGGCCACCGAGGTGGCCATGAGCAGGATCACCGCGGTGGACAGGAACACCTTGACCGGGATGCGCCGGCCGAGCCGGAACACCACCCAGGCGACCACCGCCAGGCACACCGCCCCGGTAAGGACCCCGGCCACGATGTACCAGCCCAGGCCCGAACCGAAGCCGGCCAACGCCTGGTAGAACAACGCGGTTTCGAACCCCTCGCGGTACAGCGCGGTGAAGCCGACCAGCGTCAGCGCGGTCGCCGAGCCGGCCGAGGCCGCCGTCCACACCCGGGCGCGCAGGAACTCCAACCAGCGCTTCTGTTCCATCCGCGAGATCAGCCAGAACGAAACCCAGAACAGCACCACCACCGCCAGCAGCGCGGTGATGGCCTCGAGCAGTTCCCGGCCGAACGGCAAGGCCTGCAGCACGCCCTGCAACAGGAAGAACGTGCCGATGGTGGCCAGCACCGCGGCGCCCATGCCGATGAGCACCGGCTTGCGGAACCGCCCGGCCTTGGCCGCCTCCAGGTACCCCAGCAGCACCGAGATCAGCAGCACGGCCTCCAGGCCCTCCCGGAAGATGATCACGAAGGCCTGGCCGAAGACCAGCGATGGCGCGGACAGGCCGGTGTCGGTGAGCGTGCGTTCGGCGTCGTCGATGAGTCCGCGCAGGTCGATGATCTCGCTGCGGATCTCCGCGACCGGGGCGTGCGAGGAAATGGATCCGCGGATCTCGGCGAACTTGGTTTCCGCGCGGGCGGTGAGTCCGGCGTCGGCCACCCGCAGCGGGATCTCGACGTACTCGAAGTGGCTGAGGTAGCCGTCCTTGGCCTCGGTGAAGGCCTGCTCGGCGTGGCCCTCCTTACTGAGCGCAAGCGTGCGGTCGATGGAGCCGCGCACGATCTGCAACTGGTGGATGGCGTCGGACCGGGACACGCCGGTGGACACCGCGGCACCCGCGGTGCTCGCGCCGGCCAGCTGCAGGCCGAGCAGCGCCGCGAGCAGCAGCAGCCCGGCGGCGGCCCAGCGGCGGGGTGCGCGGTCGATGGTCATCAGGGGGTCGGCGAGGCCGAGGAACTGGGCGACGACGAGGTCGACGGGCTCGGCGAGGCGGCGTTTACCGGGTGTGCCGCCAGGTAGGAGTCGGCGGTCGTGGTCACCAGCGCAGCTGCGGTCTTCGCAGAGGTGTCGTCCTTCTGCGTGACCGCCTTGCCGATCACCGCGAACTGGTCCTCGAAGGTGAGGTAGGCATTGGAGTCGTTGGCCTTGATGGTGCCCTCGATGCTCTCCCAGATCGGCTCGATCTGTGCCTGCAGGTCCTTGGCGTGGTTGTTGTCCGACGACGCGCTGTCACCGATCTGGTTGGCGATGTCCTTGAGCTTGCCCAGGCCGTCGGCGACCTCGGAATCCGGGGCGCGTACGTCCTCCGGCGAGCCGTTGCCGTGCTCGGTGCCGACCGCCGGGGAATCGGCATGCGACGAGCTACCGCCGCAGGCGCTGACCCCCAGAATCATTGCCCCGGCCAACGTCCCGGCGGCCAACACGCGCCTCGCTTGCATCAGCAATCACCCCACGCATCAAGCGCACCCCGACGGCACGTCAGATCAGTCAAGGCTAACCTAACTGGATGTGCGGGGTATTTTCTCCCTTTGCCCCTCCAGCCCCACGGTTCCCGGACGTGAGTCGGCGAGGGTGCTATCGGCCGCCGGCCTCCTGCATGCCACGCAGTTCCCGCTTCAGCTCGGAGATCTCATCGCGCAGTCGAGCCGCGAGTTCGAAGGCAAGTTCGGCGGCCGCGGCGTGCATCTGGTCGGTGAGCTGCTGGATGAGATCGGCGAGGTCCATGGCGGGCAGGCCGGCCAGCTCCGCGGCGTGGCGACCCGGCCGATCCGCGGACACCCGCGAGGACAACCCCGGCACCGGCGCCTTGCCCCGGCTGCGCTGCCGGCCGGCGCCACCGATCAGCTCCGCGGTGTCCGCGTCCTCCCGGGCGATCGAGTCGAGGATGTCGCCGATCTTCTTGCGCAGCGGGGTCGGGTCGATGCCGTGCTCGGTGTTGTAGGCAACCTGCTTGGCCCGGCGCCGGTTGGTCTCGTCGATGGCCTTCGCCATCGACGGGGTGATGGTGTCCGCGTACATGTGCACCTGCCCGGACACGTTGCGGGCCGCGCGACCGATGGTCTGGATCAGCGAGGTGCCGCTGCGCAGGAAGCCCTCCTTGTCCGCGTCCAGGATGGACACCAGGGACACCTCCGGCAGGTCCAGGCCCTCACGCAGCAGGTTGATGCCGACCAGCACGTCGAACACGCCCACCCGCAACTCGCGCAGCAACTCCACCCGGCGCAGGGTGTCCACCTCGGAGTGCAGATAGCGCACCCGCACGCCGAGCTCGAGCAGATAGTCGGTCAGATCCTCGGACATCTTCTTGGTCAACGTGGTGACCAGCACCCGTTCGTTGCGCTCGGCCCGGGCCCGGATCTCGTGCAGCAGGTCGTCGATCTGACCTTTCGTCGGTTTGACCACGATCTCCGGGTCGATCAGGCCGGTGGGCCGGATGATCTGCTCGACCACCCCGTCCCCGCGGGAGAGTTCGTAGGGTCCGGGCGTGGCCGAGAGGAACACCGTCTGGCCGACGCGGTCGAGAAATTCCTCCCAGCGCAGCGGCCGGTTGTCGCAGGCCGAGGGCAGCCGGAAGCCGTGGTCGACCAGCGTGCGCTTGCGGGACATGTCGCCCTCGTACATCCCACCGATCTGAGGCACCGTCACATGTGACTCGTCGATGACCATCAGGAAGTCCTCGGGGAAGAAGTCCAGCAGGCAGTGCGGCGGGGACCCTGCCTCGCGGCCGTCGATGTGTCGGGAATAGTTCTCGATGCCGGAGCAGAACCCAACCTGACGCATCATCTCCACGTCGTACTGGGTGCGCATGCGCAGCCGCTGTGCCTCCAGCAACTTTCCCTGCTTCTCCAGCTGGGCCAGCCGCTCGGTGCACTCGGCCTCGATGCCGACGATGGCGCGTTCCATGCGCTCGGGCCCGGCCACGTAGTGGGTGGCCGGGAACACGTGCACACTGTCCGGCTCGGAGATGACCTCGCCGGTGAGCGGATGCAGCATCATGACCCGCTCGACCTCGTCGCCGAAGAACTCGATGCGCAGCGCGTTCAGCTCGTACATCGGGAAGATCTCCAGCGTGTCCCCGCGCACCCGGAACGTGCCACGGGTGAATGCGACGTCGTTGCGGGCGTACTGCATCGTGACAAGCTGGCGGAGCAGCTGATCCCGCTCGACCTCGTCGCCTACGGACAGGGCGACCATCCGTTCCAGGTACTCCTCCGGCGTGCCCAGGCCGTAAATGCAGGAGACGGTGGCCACCACGATCACATCACGGCGGGTGAGCAGCGAGTTGGTGGCGGAGTGGCGCAGCCGCTCCACCTCCTCGTTCACCGAGGAGTCCTTCTCGATGTAGGTGTCCGACTGCGGGACGTAGGCCTCGGGTTGGTAGTAGTCGTAGTAGGAGACGAAGTACTCCACCGCGTTGTGCGGCAGTAGCTCGCGGAACTCGTTGGCCAGCTGCGCGGCCAGCGTCTTGTTCGGCGCCATCACCAACGTCGGGCGCTGCACCTGCTCGACCAGCCAGGCGGTGGTGGCCGACTTGCCGGTACCGGTGGCACCGAGCAGCACGACGTTGCGCTCCCCTGCATTGATCCGCGTGGTCAGCTCGGCTATCGCGGCCGGCTGGTCACCGGACGGGGAGTAATCGCTGACCACCTCGAAGGGGCGGGTGGTCCGCCGCAGCTTGGCCTGACGTTCCGCATCGATCCGCACGGTGCCCACCGTACGTTCCCGCACCGACAGAAGCCGCCGCGCGGGGCCCGCACGGATTACGCTCCCGTTTCGCCCCGGACGCAAGGATGGGCGCCGCTGGAGCGGCGCCCATCCTGTTGGCGCGGGGTGGATCAGGTGTGCAGCTTGCCGCAGACGGCCGGGGAGGTCGCGGCCAGCGGGAGCGAGGGCACGATGTCGCTCTTCTCCTTCTGGGCCTTCTTCGACAGCTTCGCCGGGTCCAGGCCGTGCACCACGATGGTCGCCTTGCCCTCCTTGATCGCCTTGACGGTGGCCTTGTCCAGGGTGATGGTGCGCTTGTAGTGGATCGAGCCGCCGCTCGGCGCGGTGGTCAGGGTCAGGCCGGCCTTCGGGCTGGCGTCACCGCTGGTCGTCAGGCTCGCGCCGATGCCACCGTACGCCGGGGTGCCCTCGGTCGTGGAGATCACGCCGTCGTTGTTCTTGTCCGCCTTGATGGTCGGGCACTTGCCCAGGCCGCCGGTGTGGATGTGCTGC
The sequence above is a segment of the Sporichthyaceae bacterium genome. Coding sequences within it:
- the uvrB gene encoding excinuclease ABC subunit UvrB, whose translation is MRIDAERQAKLRRTTRPFEVVSDYSPSGDQPAAIAELTTRINAGERNVVLLGATGTGKSATTAWLVEQVQRPTLVMAPNKTLAAQLANEFRELLPHNAVEYFVSYYDYYQPEAYVPQSDTYIEKDSSVNEEVERLRHSATNSLLTRRDVIVVATVSCIYGLGTPEEYLERMVALSVGDEVERDQLLRQLVTMQYARNDVAFTRGTFRVRGDTLEIFPMYELNALRIEFFGDEVERVMMLHPLTGEVISEPDSVHVFPATHYVAGPERMERAIVGIEAECTERLAQLEKQGKLLEAQRLRMRTQYDVEMMRQVGFCSGIENYSRHIDGREAGSPPHCLLDFFPEDFLMVIDESHVTVPQIGGMYEGDMSRKRTLVDHGFRLPSACDNRPLRWEEFLDRVGQTVFLSATPGPYELSRGDGVVEQIIRPTGLIDPEIVVKPTKGQIDDLLHEIRARAERNERVLVTTLTKKMSEDLTDYLLELGVRVRYLHSEVDTLRRVELLRELRVGVFDVLVGINLLREGLDLPEVSLVSILDADKEGFLRSGTSLIQTIGRAARNVSGQVHMYADTITPSMAKAIDETNRRRAKQVAYNTEHGIDPTPLRKKIGDILDSIAREDADTAELIGGAGRQRSRGKAPVPGLSSRVSADRPGRHAAELAGLPAMDLADLIQQLTDQMHAAAAELAFELAARLRDEISELKRELRGMQEAGGR
- a CDS encoding alpha/beta hydrolase, which produces MSGLLDTFERRTIRTPDTEIAVRVAGQGPGLLLLHGYPQTGVMWHHIAPRLAERFTTVVPDLRGYGASGKPNGSPGGSLYSKRVMAADQVAVMRELGFEQFALVGHDRGARVGHRLTLDHPDAVVRLAVLDIVPTRHVFRCADEIMARVYFHWFFLSQQFDLPERLIGADPEYFLRWCLSRWSSDEATFHPDAFAEYLHAFVQPDTVHATCEDYRAGAGIDLEHDEADLDQRISCPVLALWGANGFVGRAYDPLAVWRERGTDVRGHSVPGGHFLPEEAPEETLAALLPFLTE
- a CDS encoding alpha/beta fold hydrolase, giving the protein MAELTHLHREGSGTPIVLLHGLNGSWRTWRPVIPLLARNHEVLAVTMAGHHGGTAIPAGPVGIEMLADDMEKQLDEAGVKRAHLVGNSLGGWLALELGQRGRGASVVAFAPAGCWTKPRDLARVGRLLKLARRSNKPWVHKLTARPGVRRALFRQAMDRADLVPAEEMTGMFEDLAACTILDGLLENLTSTGSLAKLTMPQDCPVRIAWPIKDRTIPWERYGVPYQALLPNVDLVRLTGAGHVPIYDNPELVARTVLEFTDRIEAAAA
- a CDS encoding hydantoinase/oxoprolinase family protein; this encodes MSVRVGVDVGGTFTKAIAFDTAVGAVVAQAVVPTTHDHADGVAAGVVQVVTTLAGQVGADRIELVTHSTTQAVNALLEGDVACVGMIGMSTGAERRKARKRTVDVRIQLAAGRTLPLVSEFLDVATLDEQTAAAAVTRLVGAGAKAIAVAEAFAPDDTTNEAMVAAMALRQGLPATTSAELTGLYGLELRAVTAAINASVLPIALRTAEVVGSGVSAAGIGGPVMVMRGDGGATDLSGFRQAPARTLYSGPAASVAGALRSTRISDAVIVEVGGTSTNVAAVRRGRPALSYVQVASHATALRALDVRVLGVAGGSLLRAKTKGRKGVYGVGPRSAHIAGLPYVCFLTPMELDGASAELIAPRAGDPADYLVLRLADGRRAALTNTCAANALQVTHPGDYAAGNAEAAVAGFTAAGRFLGLPGAEVALRMLRASTDALCELVTQVITAHHLDSPALVAVGGGAGGLGRAVARAMALDLVLPANAEVISAVGDALSLIRAERERTFATDDPGSLAALVAEVEDEAVRAGAGAGSLDVRVEHLAERGAVRVTATGSVALLSGAMPGRPPADPTEAAAVALDRGYPQARQVGQFWVCHGGSSTERMAVLDQFADLVIDVRGELLSSAAVHAPEPGAGVADVFARGIKRMGPVTITPDVWLISGSRLLQVPVTDPAQVAPTVLALCPPGADFTVIVGRE
- a CDS encoding prephenate dehydratase, translated to MAYQGEPGSNSQLAAAQAWPDHPTAPYPTFEDVFTALIEGDVDRALIPIENSLAGRVADIHHLLPTSGLYMIGEHFLPIQFHLMALPGVTVEKLTSVHSHVHALGQCRKVIRRLGLRPVVAGDTAGAAREIAELGDPSAAALAPEPAAALYGLDILERNVEDETHNTTRFVLLARDPIDVAVDHPEVVTCFVFRVRNIPAALYKALGGFATNAVNMTKLESYMVDGQFSATQFYAEVDGHPKSPPLRRALEELSFFAAELRMLGTFPASPLRRDLVLGG
- a CDS encoding FTR1 family protein — translated: MTIDRAPRRWAAAGLLLLAALLGLQLAGASTAGAAVSTGVSRSDAIHQLQIVRGSIDRTLALSKEGHAEQAFTEAKDGYLSHFEYVEIPLRVADAGLTARAETKFAEIRGSISSHAPVAEIRSEIIDLRGLIDDAERTLTDTGLSAPSLVFGQAFVIIFREGLEAVLLISVLLGYLEAAKAGRFRKPVLIGMGAAVLATIGTFFLLQGVLQALPFGRELLEAITALLAVVVLFWVSFWLISRMEQKRWLEFLRARVWTAASAGSATALTLVGFTALYREGFETALFYQALAGFGSGLGWYIVAGVLTGAVCLAVVAWVVFRLGRRIPVKVFLSTAVILLMATSVAFLGNAVRALQEADVLALHRWDSWPTAPIFVSQSVGYWPSRETILAQGLLTAIYLMGAVYMFGIRPRRIRRPAPRPIPRSATPTPASTAAPVAGVRFTVLEPSADR
- a CDS encoding DUF3099 domain-containing protein, whose protein sequence is MKDARVPRPRRRRGQPPAYDVVTPTPSQEHLENIRRRQKRYYRVMVPCIILVAFGFFVPAPTPIRLVALGIAAVMPPIAAIVGNI